The genomic segment GAATTGGACAGCGCCTTGACGAAACAAGGGGTGATCTTCACCGATCTCGATACTGCCGTCCGCGAACACCCCGACCTGATCCGCCATAACCTGATGACGAAGGCGGTCACTCCGGGCGATGGCAAGTTTGCCGCGCTGCACGCCGCCCTTTGGACGCACGGCGTATTCCTCTACGTCCCGAAGGGGCGGATGGTCGAAGTCCCCCTTCACAGCATTTTCTACAATACTGGCGCGGGGCTGACTCTAGGGCATGTTCTCGTCGTCGTTGAAGAAGGGGCGGCAGTGACCTTCGTTCACGAATACCTATCCGCGCCGGATGTGCCAACCCACATGGCATCGGTGGGAATGACCGAACTGCTTGTTGGCGAAGGCGCTAATTTGCGCTATGTTGCCCTTCAAGATTACGCCCGAAATGTTTATGATTTTCGCCACGAACGCGCCCGTGTTGCCCGTGATGGGCAGCTTGATTGGGTCAGTGGGACGATGGGGGCGCATTTCACGAAACAGTTTGCCGAGATCGAACTTGACGGCGCTGGCGCGTATGGGCGTATGTCTGGGTTGTTCTTTGCCGATACGAATCAGTTCATGGATCACGACACACAGCAGAATCACAACGCGCCCCATACAACGAGCGATCTTTTATTCAAAGGGGCGCTGAAGGATGAGGCACGCTGTGTTTGGCAAGGTATGATTCGGGCGCAGCCCGGGGCGCAAAAGACGAACGGCTTTCAGGCAAACCGCAACTTGGTGTTGAGTCAGTCAGCACGCGCCGACAGCATCCCGGGGTTGGAGATTCTGGCGGATGATCTGCGCTGCACCCATGCGGCGACGATCAGCCGTTTGGAAGATGAACCCGTTTTCTATTTGGAAAGTCGCGGTCTGCCGAAACGTGATGCCGAACGGTTGTTGGTGATGGGCTTTTTTGATCCCATCATGGAGCGCATCCCCTTTGAGGAAGTACGCGGACGGCTCTCCGCGCACATTGAGGCAAAACTTCTGGCTGTGCCGGAACTCGCCTAGTCTATACACCGCTGAAAGGCTCATCCGAAATTAGGCTGCCTGTCGGTTTTGTCGGGGCGACCACGCGGGGTCGCCCGCTTTCCTTCCCCACCGTTAGGGCAGCAAAAATACAATATCCTGCATTTGCGCCAGAGTCACCCACGCCACATCCGTTTGTTCGGGGACTAATGCCGTTACCACCGCCACTGCTTTCCCATTTGCTTGGATGACATTCGCGCTGAAGCCCCACCCGGCAAAGACCGTGCGGAGCGGCTCGTTCAGGCTGCGGTACACGTTCAGCCGCTCCACAAGGGCGCTGGCGGCAGCGCTGGCGGCGTTCCCATCGTCATACACGGCGGCAACGGTCAGCAAGCGCCCGCTGCTTGTCCAACTGTAGCCTATCCCCGCTGCCCCATACGCCGGTAGGCTGTTGGTAATTCCCAACCGATCTGCCGAAAGCCCGCTGGCGGCAAGCGCTTGGGGGAGCGCCTCGTCTGACAGCCAATTCCCACCATACAAGACGGCGCTTAACAGCACCGCATCGGGGGCGGCACTGCTGCCCATGAGGGCTGTCGCCAATGCCGCATAACTTGGATCGCTGCTGATTGCCCCTCGCCCATTCAGGGCGGCATTCAGCGCGGCGGTGGTGGAGGCAGCGAAAACTTCCCGCCCGTTGAGCAGAACGCGGTTATAGCGCCCTCCCGTCAACTGCGCGGCAAAGCCCGAACTCGTATCGCCATCCCCCCCAAAGGCAAAGACATTTTGCCCGGCAATGTTCACTGGCTGATAGCCTAACCCGCTGAGCGCCCCACCCATCCCATTCGCATCAAAGGTCGTCCCCATCTGGATAATGGCATATTGGTCGGCGGCTTCCGCCCCAATGGTGACCTCATACTCAATGGTAAAGGGGTTCAGCCCAAAGCTCTGCGCCCATGTCACGGGGTCTTGGACGCCTGAATAGGGCGAATAGTAGACCTGCTGACCATATTCAAGAAGGTACTGGATGCGCTGCGCCGGGGGCAGTGACTCAATATCGGCGGCGCTCGTCACCGAAACCTGCAACAAGCGTTTGAGATCGCCCGGAGCGCTGTACCAAATCACCGTTCGGGCGGTGGGTGTATCAAGAACACGGTTGAGCATTGCCCCTAGCCCGCTTTGGGCGGTGGTCAGAACGGGGGGCAGGGCAAAGATCGCCGCACTGGAAAACAAAAGAATCACCCCAAAAATGGTCTTGCGCATAGTATGTCTCCGCTACTTACCTCACCGGCGTTCTCTGTGTGGCTTGTTTAACCATAACCCCTGCTCTGTTAGCCCCCCGACTGTGTGGGTGTTGGGACAAACGCGCCGCTGGGCGTTGGTAGTGCCGAGAGGGGCGCATTAAACTGAACATTCCCTTCGCCATCGACAATCGTGATTGACTGTCCGGCGTCGTCCCAGACCGCCTCCCCCAACCCCCAAAAGAGTGCAAGGGGTGTATTTTCCCCCGCCCGCGTGAAGACAATCACCCGTCCGCCATCAAACAAGCCGACATCGGGAAAGGTAAATACTTTCCCCCCTGCCTCGCGGATTGTCCAACCGCTGAGGTCAACCATGCCCCCGCTCACATTGCGCAGTTCAACACCCTCAGCGGTGATGTCGCCGGGGTTGAGAATCTGCATGACCTCCAAGCGCATGCCGTCCGTTACGGCGGGTGCGGTGGTTGAGGTGGCTATGGGTGTTGGGGTTGGGGTGCGCGTGGGCGATGGCTGACGTGTTTCGGTTGGAGCGGGAAGCCCGCAGCCTGCAACAGGAATAATGATCTTCTGCCCCACTTGGAGGCGCGTCACATCGCGTTCGGTCAGTTTGTTTGCCCGCATAATATCGTCTACGGTCACCCCGAATGTGGGCGCCACCCGCCCCAAAATATCCCCTTGCTTGATGATATACACAGGGCAGCCGCTCTCATCGGTGGGAACGGGGGTGGGCGTTTCGATCACCCCAATGTTGGGGGGCAAAAGGGAGGGATCGAGCGTTGGAAGAGGGTTTGCGCCGCCTGAGCCATCGGCGGTGGGTTGGAGGACAATCCCCGATGGCGTGAGGGGGGGCGTCGCCGTGACGACGATAAAGACAGTGTTCGGGGTGACATTTGGATCGGGCGTGGCG from the Anaerolineales bacterium genome contains:
- the sufD gene encoding Fe-S cluster assembly protein SufD translates to MTVRTRSKTNAPLLTREHVESLSAAKNEPAWLTEARLGAWELYSLLPMPGLSLEEWRRSDYTTIRWDDASAIQSLHTVSGAGAEAIPAENLRPLIGDAQSGLIAAVDGRIVQHELDSALTKQGVIFTDLDTAVREHPDLIRHNLMTKAVTPGDGKFAALHAALWTHGVFLYVPKGRMVEVPLHSIFYNTGAGLTLGHVLVVVEEGAAVTFVHEYLSAPDVPTHMASVGMTELLVGEGANLRYVALQDYARNVYDFRHERARVARDGQLDWVSGTMGAHFTKQFAEIELDGAGAYGRMSGLFFADTNQFMDHDTQQNHNAPHTTSDLLFKGALKDEARCVWQGMIRAQPGAQKTNGFQANRNLVLSQSARADSIPGLEILADDLRCTHAATISRLEDEPVFYLESRGLPKRDAERLLVMGFFDPIMERIPFEEVRGRLSAHIEAKLLAVPELA
- a CDS encoding lamin tail domain-containing protein, with product MQRRSLGGWLVLTAVVSILATSGVILIYDARRAAQPTPAQRVLPVVITATPDPNVTPNTVFIVVTATPPLTPSGIVLQPTADGSGGANPLPTLDPSLLPPNIGVIETPTPVPTDESGCPVYIIKQGDILGRVAPTFGVTVDDIMRANKLTERDVTRLQVGQKIIIPVAGCGLPAPTETRQPSPTRTPTPTPIATSTTAPAVTDGMRLEVMQILNPGDITAEGVELRNVSGGMVDLSGWTIREAGGKVFTFPDVGLFDGGRVIVFTRAGENTPLALFWGLGEAVWDDAGQSITIVDGEGNVQFNAPLSALPTPSGAFVPTPTQSGG